A single region of the Desulfomonile tiedjei genome encodes:
- a CDS encoding flavodoxin family protein, with amino-acid sequence MKVLGIYGSPRRAGNTDMLLDEALDGAKSAGADVSSIRCCDLKIAGCIECGGCDETGECVVDDDMQSVYPRLLEADAIILASPIFFYGITAQAKALIDRCQAMWCRRLLDKTPEEKRTYAGGCGYLIAAGATKGANLFQGAELVAKYFFDALDMRYEGGVLVKSVEGKGEIGKHPDFLKQAFELGRSAATARDLSSDAR; translated from the coding sequence ATGAAAGTGCTTGGAATTTACGGTAGCCCGCGGCGAGCCGGAAACACCGACATGCTCCTTGACGAAGCTCTTGACGGTGCCAAATCCGCCGGAGCGGATGTGTCGTCGATACGGTGCTGCGATCTGAAAATAGCCGGTTGCATAGAATGCGGCGGATGTGATGAAACCGGCGAATGCGTAGTTGATGACGACATGCAGTCGGTTTACCCTCGATTGCTGGAGGCGGATGCGATCATCTTGGCATCACCGATCTTTTTCTACGGTATTACCGCGCAGGCCAAGGCTCTCATCGACCGGTGCCAGGCTATGTGGTGCCGCCGATTGCTCGATAAGACCCCAGAGGAGAAAAGAACATACGCGGGCGGTTGTGGGTACCTCATCGCAGCGGGGGCCACAAAAGGGGCTAACTTGTTTCAGGGAGCGGAGTTGGTGGCCAAGTACTTTTTCGATGCGCTGGACATGAGGTATGAAGGAGGGGTTCTGGTGAAATCCGTCGAAGGAAAAGGGGAAATAGGAAAACACCCGGACTTCCTCAAGCAGGCTTTCGAACTGGGGAGGTCTGCCGCAACCGCGAGGGATTTGTCCTCCGATGCTCGATGA
- a CDS encoding peroxiredoxin, with amino-acid sequence MDTLEKRNVLASRIVVAVLVLCSLAAPAFGDVLDYCIYNPGQLKPVDSGSKMKVGDPAPDFILPDLAGGRVALSEYRGKKNVVLSFVPAAWTPVCSQQWPGYNIAQDIFDQTDAVLIGISVDNVPTLYAWTQQMGKLWFPVLSDFWPHGEVAAKYGVLRSDGVSERALFVIDKKGVIRHIDVHDINIMPRLEDLAKELAKLEK; translated from the coding sequence CTTGCCTCGCGCATTGTAGTTGCAGTTCTTGTGCTGTGCTCGCTTGCCGCTCCGGCGTTCGGAGACGTTCTCGATTACTGCATATACAATCCCGGTCAACTGAAACCCGTTGATAGCGGGTCGAAGATGAAGGTAGGCGACCCCGCCCCGGATTTTATTTTGCCTGATCTTGCGGGCGGCCGAGTCGCGCTTAGCGAATATCGAGGCAAAAAGAACGTTGTTCTTTCATTTGTGCCGGCCGCGTGGACGCCCGTTTGTTCACAGCAGTGGCCGGGTTATAATATTGCCCAAGATATTTTCGATCAGACTGACGCCGTGCTAATCGGTATCAGCGTGGACAACGTCCCGACCCTTTATGCGTGGACTCAGCAGATGGGGAAGCTCTGGTTCCCCGTGCTATCGGATTTCTGGCCTCACGGCGAGGTGGCGGCAAAATACGGGGTGCTGCGAAGCGACGGCGTATCCGAGCGCGCGCTGTTTGTCATCGATAAGAAGGGCGTAATTCGTCACATTGACGTACACGACATCAACATAATGCCCCGACTCGAGGACCTGGCCAAAGAACTGGCCAAATTGGAGAAGTAG
- a CDS encoding cytochrome c3 family protein gives MRESLLRCCFLAALVGLSALDGASGADKPPISDLSQECIDCHSTATPGMVADWRRSRHATVTPQEALKKPELQRRITDRKIPDKLSAVVVGCAECHMLNPDAHKDTFNHNDQKVHLLVTPKDCAVCHATEAEEYDKNLMSHAWANLAKNDLYKTLGKDINGIKTFKDMKTSTANPDEKTLADSCFQCHGTAIEVKGMNKRDTDFGEMEFPVLAGWPNQAVGRLNTDGSQGSCTPCHSRHQFSLQMARKPYTCSQCHKGPDVPAYQAYSVSKHGNLFFSLRDEWEFKSVPWTVGKDFAGPTCAVCHVALLVSPEGDVIAKRTHRMNDRLPWRIFGLPYAHPHPISPDTTIIRNQDGQPLPTALTGQPAAKFLIDPEEQTKRREAIQKVCNACHTQDWVKGHWERFENTINTTNEMTLTATNILFKAWDEKVADKSNMFDEAIERQWTQEWLFYANSTRFASAMVGADYGVFAHGRWHLSRNIQDMVDHLKFLLQNKKK, from the coding sequence ATGAGAGAGTCTTTGTTAAGGTGTTGCTTCCTTGCTGCTCTCGTCGGTTTGTCCGCCCTTGATGGTGCGAGTGGAGCTGATAAGCCCCCTATTAGCGATCTTTCCCAGGAGTGCATTGATTGCCATTCTACCGCCACTCCAGGGATGGTCGCGGATTGGAGGCGCAGCCGTCACGCAACCGTCACTCCGCAGGAGGCGCTCAAGAAGCCCGAGTTGCAGCGGCGAATCACGGACCGGAAGATTCCCGACAAACTTTCCGCGGTGGTTGTGGGTTGTGCGGAATGCCACATGCTGAATCCGGATGCGCACAAGGATACCTTCAATCACAACGATCAGAAGGTGCACCTTTTGGTGACGCCCAAGGATTGCGCTGTCTGTCACGCCACAGAAGCGGAAGAATACGACAAGAATCTCATGTCCCACGCGTGGGCCAATCTTGCAAAAAACGACCTGTACAAGACCCTTGGCAAGGACATTAACGGAATAAAGACGTTCAAGGACATGAAAACATCGACCGCCAACCCTGACGAAAAGACCCTTGCCGACTCCTGCTTTCAGTGCCACGGCACTGCGATTGAAGTAAAGGGCATGAACAAGAGGGATACCGATTTCGGCGAGATGGAATTCCCTGTCCTTGCCGGTTGGCCCAATCAGGCCGTGGGACGCCTAAACACGGACGGGAGTCAGGGATCGTGCACGCCCTGCCACAGCAGGCACCAATTCTCTCTGCAGATGGCCAGAAAGCCCTACACGTGCTCCCAGTGCCATAAGGGGCCGGACGTTCCGGCATACCAGGCCTATTCCGTGAGCAAGCACGGCAATCTGTTTTTCTCCCTGCGAGACGAGTGGGAATTCAAGAGCGTTCCTTGGACTGTGGGCAAAGATTTTGCCGGCCCAACCTGTGCGGTTTGTCACGTCGCTCTTCTTGTCAGTCCTGAAGGTGACGTGATCGCCAAAAGAACTCACCGGATGAACGATCGCTTGCCCTGGAGAATATTCGGACTGCCCTACGCTCACCCTCATCCCATCTCGCCGGACACGACGATAATAAGGAATCAAGACGGGCAGCCTTTGCCCACAGCGCTGACAGGACAGCCCGCTGCGAAGTTCTTGATCGATCCCGAGGAGCAAACCAAACGCCGCGAAGCGATACAGAAGGTCTGCAATGCATGTCACACGCAAGATTGGGTCAAAGGGCATTGGGAACGCTTCGAGAATACCATCAACACTACCAATGAAATGACTCTCACCGCGACCAATATACTGTTCAAGGCCTGGGACGAGAAGGTCGCTGATAAGAGCAACATGTTCGACGAAGCCATAGAAAGGCAGTGGACCCAGGAGTGGTTATTCTATGCCAATTCCACCCGCTTCGCCTCGGCCATGGTGGGAGCGGACTATGGTGTCTTCGCCCACGGCCGTTGGCATCTGTCCCGAAATATTCAGGACATGGTCGATCATCTCAAGTTCCTTCTGCAAAATAAGAAGAAATAG